TTGTTGTTCGTTCTTGAGGGTGTCGATTTGTTTTTCGAACTGGCTTTGCAATTCGGTCGGCAGGTTGAAGCTGATTTCCGAAGATTTGAAGGCTCTTCTTGGTTCAGACCCAGAGGTTTTCAGCGATGCGGGGGATTGGAGGATGATCGCATATTTCGAGTTGATCGAGACGGCTCCGGGATTGTCGCCCTGAAGGTACAATTCAATTAATGCGTCGTTCAGCTCTGCGCGCAGAGCAGTTAGAGATAATTCCGCTCCCGCCGAAACGCCGGGCAGGGAGGCCATTTTTTGCAAGACCTGTTCGTCGGAATGCGGCGTTGCGGCCTTGAGCTCTTCATCGTCCGCGTACAAGGCGCGGATAGCGCGAAACAAGGCAGACGCGCCCTGGCTCCCCATTCGGGAGTGCGTTTCGATCAATTGGTCGATGGCGTGCAACAAAGGCCTGGAGTCGTTCATGAGAGAATGAAAAGGCTTCCGCTGTGTCGTTTGTTAAGGAATCGTAAGGGCGCCTGCCGTTCACTATTTTAGCAGACCAAGTGTTTGAAAACAAATAGTTAAGCTCAGGCCTCCCGAACCATTTTGATTTGCGGTATGAGCATGAGGGAGGCGAAAATCATCATTCCAAAGGACACCCAGCCGATGCTGGCGACGCCGATCTGATTGGCGACCCAGTAACCGATGAAAGGCCCGATACTTCCGCGAACGCCTGTCAGGAAGACATGCACCGACATATAAGCCGCCGTCTTGCCGGGCGGCGCGTATTTGGTGACCCATAAATTCCAGGCGATGGAGCCGCCGGCGAATGAAAAACCGATGAGGGCGGAACCCAGGCCAATGATCCACAGATCTTCCGTGATAAAAAATAGAAGAATTCCCGTCGCAAAGGACAGGTTCAAAATTATGCGCAGAACGATGAAGTTGATCTTGTCGAACAGACGCGCCCAAAAGGGAATGAACAGGAAGCGCATGGTATCGGGCAGGATGGTGATGATGAACGCGACCATGAAGGGCGACGCTTCAATGCCGTATTTTGCCGATGCGATGTAATCCACCTTTAAAGGAAGCGTCCACAGATTGGCGAAGCCCATGATGAACCAGGTCAGGAGAACGTAACCGTAGGAAGGGTCCGTGAACAGGTACTTCAGGTTTCCAAATGGGTGCTTGTGCGCTCCCACCTCGATCGGTTGGGAAGGCAT
This window of the Candidatus Nitrohelix vancouverensis genome carries:
- a CDS encoding MFS transporter yields the protein MQTTHQTLTTAELYTKTFRFDMWRGACDGILTAASQTFCLFIAIRYYDASEGIKSAIAGAPFMGMFCSLLLVHYASSTGWKKSTCAALPSIITGVGLALAGLVDSILAFAALVIIGFICRSALLPFVTAIYGENYPRGKRASYFSKPLMMTVGVSAAFGVAGSLILEADIENFRWLFIFLGCAGLVKAYSIYSMPSQPIEVGAHKHPFGNLKYLFTDPSYGYVLLTWFIMGFANLWTLPLKVDYIASAKYGIEASPFMVAFIITILPDTMRFLFIPFWARLFDKINFIVLRIILNLSFATGILLFFITEDLWIIGLGSALIGFSFAGGSIAWNLWVTKYAPPGKTAAYMSVHVFLTGVRGSIGPFIGYWVANQIGVASIGWVSFGMMIFASLMLIPQIKMVREA